In Rhineura floridana isolate rRhiFlo1 chromosome 22, rRhiFlo1.hap2, whole genome shotgun sequence, a single genomic region encodes these proteins:
- the LOC133375020 gene encoding uncharacterized protein LOC133375020 translates to MHTSGCDDGQGSYNNYGRSVCSEPSCGTSGASCDPCHSVRWTAEVDCCSVPPQQYCPPVQKYCPPQQKYCPPVQKYCPPVQKYCPPVKKCYPPQQKYCPPVQQCCPPVQKYRPPVEKYCPPVQKYCPPVQKCCPPRQKYCPPVQQCCPPVQKYCPPVEKYCPPVQKYCPPVQKCCPPVQKCCPPVQQCCPPVQKCCPPVQQCCPPVQKYCPPVQKYCPPVQQYCPPVTKCCPPVQQCYPPKQKYCPPVQQYCPPVQKCCPPLQQTCTSIGEPDICQIQEICQAPPRLLKK, encoded by the coding sequence ATGCATACTTCTGGATGTGATGATGGTCAAGGTTCCTACAATAATTATGGAAGATCAGTCTGCTCCGAGCCTTCATGCGGCACGTCTGGAGCATCGTGTGACCCCTGCCACTCTGTGAGGTGGACTGCTGAGGTGGACTGCTGCAGTGTGCCACCACAGCAGTACTGTCCCCCTGTGCAAAAGTATTGCCCGCCACAGCAAAAGTACTGTCCTCCCGTCCAAAAGTACTGCCCTCCAGTTCAGAAGTACTGTCCTCCAGTCAAAAAATGCTACCCTCCCCAGCAAAAATATTGTCCTCCTGTTCAACAGTGCTGTCCTCCAGTCCAAAAGTATCGTCCTCCTGTTGAAAAGTACTGCCCTCCCGTCCAAAAGTACTGCCCTCCAGTCCAGAAGTGCTGCCCACCCAGGCAAAAATATTGTCCTCCTGTTCAACAGTGCTGTCCTCCAGTCCAAAAGTATTGTCCTCCTGTTGAAAAGTACTGCCCTCCCGTCCAAAAGTACTGTCCTCCAGTCCAAAAGTGCTGTCCTCCAGTCCAAAAGTGCTGCCCTCCTGTTCAACAGTGCTGTCCTCCAGTCCAAAAGTGCTGCCCTCCTGTTCAACAGTGCTGTCCTCCAGTCCAAAAGTACTGTCCTCCAGTCCAAAAGTACTGTCCTCCAGTTCAACAGTATTGCCCTCCGGTCACAAAATGCTGCCCTCCAGTTCAACAGTGCTACCCGCCCAAGCAAAAATATTGTCCTCCTGTTCAACAGTACTGTCCCCCAGTCCAGAAGTGCTGCCCTCCACTTCAACAAACCTGCACATCCATTGGAGAGCCTGACATCTGCCAGATCCAGGAAATCTGCCAAGCACCACCACGTCTTCTGAAGAAGTAG
- the LOC133374749 gene encoding keratin-associated protein 5-1-like has translation MSEEGVIYSSGREPYYNLNSTWYDPAGSWLDTRRKPFRYADNTACVTCCNPRCDIPRRGGHDYRCYCYCCSTCESGCNSRVTCCVHNPSGGPRDYWGRPIGDACNGCTGGHYSNEDSCCGSCGGTSGGCGAGQGGACAQPSVLAGGCGGGRGVCSEPGCRSSGGCGGGRGVCSEPGCRSSGGCGGGRGVCSEPGCHSSGGYPPQGTGVCAEPLSSYSGGCGNEGRASGGC, from the coding sequence ATGTCAGAAGAAGGAGTAATCTACTCTTCAGGGAGGGAGCCCTACTACAACTTGAACTCAACATGGTATGACCCTGCAGGATCCTGGTTGGACACCCGTCGCAAACCATTCCGTTATGCTGACAACACAGCATGTGTCACCTGTTGCAACCCCAGGTGCGATATACCAAGAAGAGGAGGCCATGATTACAGATGCTACTGCTATTGCTGCTCAACCTGTGAGTCAGGGTGTAACTCTAGAGTTACCTGCTGTGTCCACAATCCTTCAGGAGGGCCCCGGGATTATTGGGGGCGTCCGATAGGCGATGCATGCAATGGGTGCACAGGTGGACATTATTCTAATGAAGACTCATGCTGTGGATCATGTGGTGGAACCTCGGGAGGATGTGGAGCTGGGCAAGGAGGGGCATGTGCTCAGCCATCTGTTTTGGCGGGAGGAtgcggaggaggaagaggagtgtGTTCTGAGCCTGGCTGTCGGTCATCCGGAGGAtgcggaggaggaagaggagtgtGTTCTGAGCCTGGCTGTCGGTCATCCGGAGGAtgcggaggaggaagaggagtgtGTTCTGAGCCTGGATGTCACTCATCAGGAGGATACCCACCACAGGGGACAGGTGTATGTGCTGAGCCACTGAGTTCTTACTCAGGAGGATGTGGCAATGAAGGAAGAGCTTCAGGAGGATGCTGA